From the Panulirus ornatus isolate Po-2019 chromosome 58, ASM3632096v1, whole genome shotgun sequence genome, one window contains:
- the LOC139766893 gene encoding cuticle protein AM1199-like, which yields MQLVILACLAAVAVAAPQHYHYYDRPDYRHIAILRDEREDRGDGNFRYEFETENGIHVNAVGTPGSKGQSNIQGFYRFPLDDGTIAEVSYVADEYGYRPQSPLIPTPHPLPAHAIEQIRIAEEQRRQGIVWE from the exons ATGCAGCTC GTGATCCTCGCCTGCCTGGCCGCTGTCGCCGTCGCCGCCCCCCAGCATTATCACTATTACGACAGGCCAGATTACCGACACATCGCCATCCTGAGGGACGAACGTGAGGATCGTGGCGATGGCAACTTCCGCTACGAGTTCGAGACTGAGAACGGCATCCACGTGAACGCCGTCGGCACCCCGGGCTCCAAGGGCCAGAGCAACATCCAAGGCTTCTACAG GTTTCCTTTAGATGACGGCACCATCGCTGAGGTCTCCTACGTCGCCGACGAGTACGGCTACCGTCCCCAGTCCCCGCTGATCCCCACGCCCCATCCACTCCCCGCCCACGCCATCGAGCAGATCCGCATCGCTGAGGAGCAGCGTCGACAGGGCATCGTCTGGGAATAA